In Anolis sagrei isolate rAnoSag1 chromosome 5, rAnoSag1.mat, whole genome shotgun sequence, the DNA window taaatgacttgcagtttctcaagtcactcctgacatgaaaaaagaaaatcaattacTAGATACACTGGAGATGCACCTTGGCAATATCTACAGCTACGCCACCGTTTAGTATTAATATAAGAACCATTAGTTTTAATACCTCAGCCATATCTTCTGCATATTCTTTCTTCacctttattttgctttctttcccttctgccttattcttttctgcttccttcctttgtaATTTCAGTATGACCCCAGTATCCACAGCAAAAACATTCCAAGATCATCCTATGGctacctgaaactgtggataatattgAATATTTTTACTATACTTGGGTCAGACGCATATCATGAAATTGCATTGGGGGACCTAGAGAGGAACTACACACACTTggtgtgtgtatctctctctctctctctctctctctctctctgtctctgtgtgtgtattattCTGAAGCATGGGTATGTGAAAAAGTGGATCATGGAAATGGATGTCAAGGAGCTAAGTGTGCATTTTCAACGAGTTTAATTTCATACCTGAAATCtatcatttcatttatttatttatttattttaagcatttatatcccatccttctcaaccaggactgcttacaacaggcaaccattagatgctgacacaatacaattaagagtaataaatacaattaaacagttaaaacctttataaacaataaattaaaacagtttgGAGGTTTCTTAGCCTATTTGCCACAGGTTCTGGGGTTATTATTTTCAATAGATGCAAAAGAAGATATTGAaatttacttattatgtaatATTCAATATGGCAAATAGCATTTGGATCATCCATGGTATGGCTCTGGCTCGAATTCTCTTGGTGGTTTATGTAAACAGGTTCTGGAGCTATGTAAACCAACTTCATTATGCCAATGTAAGGCATTGCTTCCTTGGAGCAATGTTTTGTGATAGCAgggagggctcttctacacaattgaacaaaatcccacattttctgctttgaactggattatacggcagtgtggactcagataacccacttcaaagcagatattgtgggattttctgtcttgatattcagtattgtatggctgtgtggaagggcccagagatgaCAGAGAAATTCAACTTGGTTGAGAAGGCTCCTTTGCTGGCTCCTGAGCAACCCAAGATCTCATAAGGCAGCTTTCTTTCTGGACAGACATGACTTTCAATTTTACATCCCCTTTTGACATTATGGCTATTTTAGTCATATTGCTCAATTACTACCTATGTTGCCACCTACACTGGTGAGGTTATGTTTCACCCCTGGGTCACAGTCACATTATGCTGTTGTGATTGCATGGAATGTAAACaagttcagaaaaaaaatcaactgcaTTTCTCCAGAGCTTATATGAAAAGTGTACAACAGCCAAATCTTAAACACATTACCATATGATCCATGCATAGAATCAAAATTTAGGGTTTTCCAACACATCAAAATATCATAGGTATATTTGGTCAACTTTATTGGATCATTAAAATGTCATACACACAGTAAGTATTTATTATGAATGAGCAAGAATATACAAGTGATAGGATACTGAGGTGGttgtttccccttctttttttaaaaaaacagaattatTTATCAGCTTTAACACAATCAAAATAATATGCATTAAAAGGAAAagcaggaaaaggaagagagaaaaaagaagaaagagaacatataactaaaacaaaacacaatactAAAACAATAATTGCCTAAAACACAGCAATGCCACCATCTTGCAATCCTAActcttaaaaaagaaaactaaaataaaaaatatagatCCAACTAAATAatcatattaattaataataagtgCAACAACATATAATTACATCATTAGATTTATTATAGCTCAAAAAGCTCGCCAGTGTTTTCCAATTATTTAGAAAATGATCAACTGGCTTATCATATAAATGCTTTTGTTAGTTAGACTAACTCAGCAACCTTAGCAATTCATTGTTGCATAATTGGTGCTTTAGTCCATCTCCCTGAGCAAACAATATTCTTGTTATTGTCATGTATCAAAAAAGTGATTTATATTTACTATCCAATTCTTCATCCATAATACCCAACAGAAACATTTCTAGTGACATTAGAAAATTTACTGGTAACGTTTTTTTTGGGAAAGTGGTTTGCTTTTCCCTGAGTACAATGCAAAGGCAAAATTCCAATTCCACACTGTCTCCAATGAGTTCTTagtaggaaggaagagggaatcaGTTCTAAAAgggtgtgtgactattatgtgaagaaaacaaaaatacaatattgGGTGTGTCATAATTATATGGTGGTGACTATTATTTGATGTTATATGGGTATATGGTAGAGtaatttgagtattggactatgactctggagaccaaggtccaAATCTACCCCCCACCCTTTCAGCCccaaaaaccctgtgatagtttcaccttagggtgtcaccataagttggaaacaaattgaaggcacacaacaataaaatgaaTGACAACAAAAAGGAATACATCATAAAGACAGGTTGTCTGGCTCATTGACTTTTTTTAACTCAAAATACTTCTTTCagttcctcatagagcttgttgaGATTGTACAGCTCCTCTTCCAGTTCCTTGGTCTTCTCTCTgatctcttctgctgtttttgcCTTGGCTCCCTCTGTTATGTGCTTGGCGTCTTGGGCAATGTTGTATACATCAAACAGGAGAAACAGCCCCAGCGAGGCAGCACCCAGTATTCTGACTCCTTTGGTCATTGCAAGAGGGGTTCCTGCAAAGGCCTTTCTTATACCACTGATTGTCTTCCCGGATGTGCTTCCTGTAGCTGCTGCTCGCCTGGCCAAAGCCTTCATGGCAGGATTAGCTTCAACAATCTTGAGGACCTTGACATTTCTTTGGATTCCCTTTGTAACCTCATAGATTTTTGGAAACTGACTGGCAGCACTGGAAACAACTTGTTCGATGATTTTCTTTGTATTTCCATTATTCACTGGACATTCAGACTGGAAATCAGTTCTATGGGGATATATGTTTCTTAGGCTTTTTTGGCATTTTGTTATTAGCTCCTCTGCTCTTTTCAATTCCTTGGAATTAACAACATTTTCACTTACAGCAGTAGacaaaccagtgattcctgccatggcCCCTAAACCCATTCCAGCAGCAGACAAGATTAAGCTCCCACCAGCTGTGACAGGGGCCAAAGTCAATCCCAGAATGCTTAAAATGCTGGCAGTGGCACCTCCAGAGTTGGCAGCAATGGTGGCGATGGTGCAGTCCTTGTGGGTCTTGTCAATGCTGTCTGCAATTTCTTGAAGACATTGGATGAACttttcaatcttttttttctGGGTAGGAAATTCTTCAAGAAAGTGGACCAAATGGATATCGTCCATTTCATCCCCAAATCCATTTTCTTCATTTCTGTCAAAAAACAAagtgatacattattattatttaaaaagaaagaaagaatggcaTTCTCTGGTTATTCAAGCAATGATGGAAATAACTATGCACATGCACAAGTCACTCTTCTCATTATTGTTTCATGTTCCAGCAAAGAACTTGGGTACCAAACATGAAAAGCACTTTTTAGCTGCTCCTACTCATGAAATAAGGGTGCCTCTACATTGCAGAAGTAATACAGTCTCACATcattttatctgccatggctcaatgatatggaatcattgaattgtagtttggtaaagcaccaaagggagaaaacatgaataaagaataagaataaaaaataaagaataaaaagtaaaagaataaggcaaatagagggagaaaacatggatgcAGTGAAagtctttgtatttctaggtgcaaagattaatgCAGACACAGactccagccaggaaatcagaagacatttacttcttgggaggagagcaatgaccaatctggaTAAAACAGTGaggagtagagatatcacactggcaacgaagatccacagttaaagcaatggtattccccagagtaacctatggatgagagagctggaccataaggaaggctgagtgaaggaagataagacacttttgaactgtggtgctggaggaaaattctgagagtgccttggactgcaagaagatcaaacagtCCATACTCCAGTTCATACTTGTCAGTTCTTCGCAGATTTTAGAATAAAAACAAGCTCACGAGGAAGGTTCCTTGGACACACATTTATTATTCCATCTCACCAAAGCAAAGCGAAAGCTAGTTCTAACTCTTTCCCGCCAAAGCTGTGGTATTCACCTATCCACCCCACACACCCCTTTCTTATCTATCCTAACAGTTACATTCCATTCCCACAGAACATGCAGCATCTCCCaggtttctttctccctctgtccAGATGGCCCTTATTGGCCCCAAACTCCCAAACTGTCATGGAGTGGACAGGCACCTTTGTTGACTCAAGCTCGGACACATCCTGAcacgactgttcactggagggaaggatattagaggcaaagatgaagtactttggccacacaatgagaagacacgaaagcttggagaagataatgatgctcgggaaaatggaaggaaaaaggaagaggggctgaccaattgaaagatggatgggtggtatccttgaaataactggcttgaccttgaaagagctggcggtagcgatggctgacagggagctctggcgtgggctggtccatgaggtcatgaagagtcagaagtgactaaacGAATAACCAACAAAAAAGGCACTagaactctggcagagaaggcgaagaactttgtaaaactacaactctcacaattccatcACATTTAAAGTGGTGcctaattgcattaattctacagtgtaggtgccccttgagtattccttatgtaagaaaaccctatgcaatTCAAAGAGTTAGGATAAATTGGCAGGCGACTACACATGTATGCACATCAATTAAAGATACAGCAGCCGTCTCCCATTCTTGCAGTGTCAACCCAGATTTTTTTCAAACTTCTAAAAGCAACAAGCCATTTGGATTGAGGGATTGAGAAGTCTGGATTGAGGGATTGAGATCCCATTCCACCCATTTTTCTGGTATATATGCTTTGAAACTGTAACGAATGATTGTACTATTACTTGTCACTCTACAGTTGGAAGTAGCCATGGAATTATCTCTTATTGTTAAACCTGATAAATGCTTGGGCAATTATGGACAACGTTGAAGGAGGCAAAGTGGATTCCCTTTGGACAGATGTGGGTCTTGGTTACCTCTGTAGATTCATGTCTTGCGGCATTTCCATCAAATAATCTCCATCTTCATTCAGAAGGCTTCGCCACCAGTCATCATTGAATTCATACAGCAGATCCTTTGAGACTCCCAAGATGTCATCATACTCCAGTTCTTCTAAATAAGTTCAAAGAAGACAAAAAAGCCCTCTAATTATGCAGGGGAATCTTCAACACCTTGTGATAATTTGCAAATATTGGAGAGCTATTATTCAGGTTTTATTGGGTACATCTACGCTGTGAATTAATActttttaataccactttaattgctccaGTTCAGTGTTATAGTATCAtgtgagttgtaattttacaagctctttagccttctctgccaaagagttttgGTGCCGCACCAAACTAAGTGAGAGAAGTGCACTGAACCTGAACAGAAGTATTTCAATCATTACTTGTATACCCAGAGAATGCCAAACATATGACATTGGATACAGGGTTGCTTGCCCAGTGGACATGCCTCTTGGGCAGGCTTGGTctcaacacatttttttaaatggtagGAGCTGAAGACCCATGTAGATAATATGAAACAAATGAATGGACCTTGAAGAGTACTTGGTTTAAGACTGTTCTCAGTCTTGCTCCAGGCACTCAGTCCAGCCCTCATAATGTTCTTGAGAGATAACCTTCTAGCCACCCAAAGCACCTTCAAAGAATGTAGGTTGTCAATTAGGTCTGTGAAATTCCCTCAGACAAATATCAAATTCTGAAACAAATTGGAGAAATTCACACTGATCAAGGTTGAATCCAAACGTGATGAAATCAGCCCAGTTCGAATCCAGAGTAAATCAGCCTCATTGCTCACAATGCTAATTAAAAGAGACGTGAGACCACAGAACTGTACATATTCAGTTTTCTCTTGGGTTTGTAAAAGTGGTGTCCCACCACCAAGCTATTGCCCCTTTCCCAAGGAGACCAACCTTCACAAACTTTGTGTTCTTTGGAAGTCATTTTAGCAAATATCTGTTGGCTCTCTCTTCTCAACCTGAGCTTATTTCAAgtctgaaagggaaacaaaaaTGCAAGGATGAAAGCCAAGACTGTTGTACCTTTTGCTGACTGAGGAAAAGAATACAATCATATCTCTTGCCTATTCCACAAACAAAGGCCTTGTGTACTAAGAGCTAAATCTTTATTTGTCACTCATAATTTAAGCATTAAGATGGCCAGTACGGCAGGATGGTTTCAATGCTGAACTAGAGTTCTCGGAGGCTACGGTTCAAATCCCTGTCTGACCATAGAACCCACTATATGACCCTGGgaaagtatagtgtctagatcagtggttctcaacctgtgggtccccaggtgttttggcctatgactcccagaaatcccagccagtttaccagctgttaggatttctcggagttgaaatccaaaacatctggggacccgcaggttgagaactactcgTCTAGATCGTGGGAAGTAATAGTACCGCTCTATTCtcctttggtcagatctcaccagttctgggcaccacaattcaagaacatTGAGAAACTAGAaagtccatagaatcatagagttggaagagacctcatgggccatccagtccaaccccctgccaagaagcaggaaaatcgtgttcaaagcactccaacagatggtcatccagcctctgttgaaaagcctccatagaagaagcctccaccacacttcggacacactagttccactgctgaacagctctcacagtcagaaagttcttcctaatgttcagggcaACCAAAACAGTctaatttaaatatttgaaataatgtcatattgaggaggaaccaagcttgttttctcctgctctaGAGATTACAGAATAGAGCAACAAATTCAAGCTACGggagaagagattccacttaaacattaggaaaaacctcTTGACGGTAACCCTGTTCACAGTGGAATATGcgaccttggagtgtggtggactcttcatctctggagggttttaagcagagactggatgatcATCTCTTGGgaggttgtgtattcctgcattgcTGGGGTTTGAGTAAGCAAAATAATTTGAGATTTTTGTGGCTAAGCTAATACTCATCTCTTGAAGATGCTTGAAGACCTCAATACTTTTTAATCACAATTTTCAAAAGTATATATAGTTGCACAGCATTAGGACAATTCACTTACTTGTTTATTAGCAGACCAGAAGTTTCCTTTTCTGTGGTAGGGTGGGATGGTGCATCTGTTTTGCAGTAGTTTAAATGTCATGGAGCTATCTGTCTCCCGCAGAATTGGACCAGCATTTTGGCTctttcctttaaagttcagactcaCAGATTCACTGAGCTCCTGACAGTGAAGTCTCCGCTGTAGGTTTCAGACCTACCTTGGTTGTTTATTGAACTGAAATGGCGGAGCTCTCTGTGAGGCACCAGAAAGCAGTAAAGACAAGTTCAATGCAATTGATGGAAAAGAAAAGTGAAACTAAGCTCATAAAGTGAGTGGGTTTGACCACATCAGTGGCTTATCAGACATTTggggggaggaggtggaggaaagcAGAAGAGGACAACAAAGAAATTGCCTGAATTGGATCGgtagtgtgtgtgtacatgtgtaacACCTCAcataggggg includes these proteins:
- the LOC132775895 gene encoding apolipoprotein L3-like, producing the protein MTSKEHKVCEEELEYDDILGVSKDLLYEFNDDWWRSLLNEDGDYLMEMPQDMNLQRNEENGFGDEMDDIHLVHFLEEFPTQKKKIEKFIQCLQEIADSIDKTHKDCTIATIAANSGGATASILSILGLTLAPVTAGGSLILSAAGMGLGAMAGITGLSTAVSENVVNSKELKRAEELITKCQKSLRNIYPHRTDFQSECPVNNGNTKKIIEQVVSSAASQFPKIYEVTKGIQRNVKVLKIVEANPAMKALARRAAATGSTSGKTISGIRKAFAGTPLAMTKGVRILGAASLGLFLLFDVYNIAQDAKHITEGAKAKTAEEIREKTKELEEELYNLNKLYEELKEVF